The Nitrospira sp. genome window below encodes:
- a CDS encoding filamentous hemagglutinin N-terminal domain-containing protein, which translates to MTKAHLAAIRVQTVICMRTLGPILLLVFGGPLLEGSSVFSQATTAITHTSGVGDLGTRTISQGQTTQITGGTRTDQGSGTNLFHSFDQFSVGDGHTAKFLNTTPSLHTDNILSRVTGGDSSGIFGTIDTTSYPGANFFLMNPGGIVFGPNATLQVGGSVAFTTADYLRLAGADASNAGIFHADLSATPQLSSAPVAAFGFLGDNPAAIKVNETTLPLDPGQTFSLVGGNITIQSSMLADAADTAAGNQVFIASVASPGDILVGTLASAPNINSELPKTLGTIDISQGSTIDTSNRDGGSIHIRGGQLIVDGSNIFAGSGGILLNGTSISIKNSATFGTYTITTANAGNVVLQASRDIVVDSNSRVESQTFSASRDAGNITLRSQQGKHYSLQ; encoded by the coding sequence ATGACCAAAGCGCACTTGGCAGCCATCCGCGTTCAAACAGTAATTTGTATGAGAACTCTTGGGCCTATCCTGCTGTTGGTATTCGGAGGGCCATTATTGGAAGGCTCATCTGTTTTTTCCCAAGCCACCACGGCTATCACTCACACGAGCGGTGTCGGTGACCTCGGAACCAGAACGATCTCACAAGGTCAAACGACCCAGATCACTGGAGGAACTAGGACAGACCAAGGCAGTGGAACAAATCTTTTTCATAGTTTCGACCAATTCAGCGTAGGGGATGGCCATACCGCGAAGTTTTTAAATACAACACCATCTCTTCACACCGACAACATTCTTAGTCGGGTAACCGGAGGAGATTCTTCCGGTATCTTTGGCACCATCGACACCACAAGTTATCCCGGGGCGAATTTCTTTCTCATGAATCCAGGGGGTATCGTCTTTGGGCCAAATGCCACGTTACAAGTAGGTGGTTCGGTAGCTTTTACGACCGCGGATTACCTACGATTAGCAGGAGCTGATGCGTCTAATGCTGGGATCTTCCATGCAGACCTGAGCGCGACTCCCCAATTGAGTAGCGCTCCGGTCGCAGCATTTGGTTTTCTCGGAGATAATCCAGCAGCTATTAAGGTCAATGAAACGACGTTACCCCTCGATCCTGGCCAGACATTTTCCCTTGTTGGCGGAAATATCACCATTCAATCCAGCATGCTAGCCGACGCCGCTGATACAGCAGCGGGCAATCAAGTTTTTATAGCCAGCGTGGCTTCGCCAGGAGATATCTTGGTAGGAACTCTGGCTTCCGCCCCAAACATCAATAGCGAATTACCGAAGACGCTCGGGACTATTGACATCTCTCAAGGGTCAACAATCGATACTAGCAACCGTGATGGCGGCTCGATTCACATCAGAGGAGGTCAACTAATCGTTGACGGTTCAAACATCTTCGCAGGTAGCGGAGGTATCTTGCTCAATGGTACCTCTATTTCAATTAAAAACTCAGCCACATTCGGAACTTACACGATCACCACAGCGAATGCCGGCAATGTAGTCCTTCAAGCATCAAGAGATATTGTGGTTGATTCCAACTCGCGAGTCGAGTCCCAGACATTTTCTGCTTCAAGAGATGCCGGAAATATCACATTGAGGAGCCAGCAAGGGAAACATTACTCTCTCCAATAA
- a CDS encoding DUF748 domain-containing protein, with product MCRLRRPKVVIAVLVGLIALYSLVGFLLLPYLIKAYGVPAVSEQIKHPVVLREAAFNPFTLALCLNGLEIRDQNQAAMLGFEELLVNLRAVTLFAQKVAFDEIRVVMPFVAAKVNPEGHLNLKSLAPPQDEGAAKPADAAGEPKKMMPVEIDLLEIERGVLEYRDDSKSRPVLIDVVPIKFMLRNFSTLPSPDAENAHAFKAELDKGETVAWEGTISLEPIESDGKLTLSGIQLETFYQVVHHMFEFDIKQGVLGLSAGYHFDLRGEAPQATVKNGKVSVQNLEIVERGGILPVVGVPVFDVDGIQLNLEEQTIDVASVHSADARFDAWMNAAGVLNYQTLFTPVGEGGATSESAPEKTKADKSAKPWFITIDEVALRNYGANFEDRTLERPGRVTADTMNLTVKDIQIPFKKPLPIDLALNLNETGTVGVKGMVTVEPLKADADLTLEHVEIRPFQPYLASFLNADVLDGAIDLRGKAHFLQDHGSNPLLQFQGDLAVNQLAIADHNSFDEVVSWKALKVNQVALDVEPTTVKIGEIDWQEPSVQIVVDADGQLNLSRLSKSSASADPSSPPAEAESQKSKPKSGEPVSVTIDQVKLAKLAARFQDLSIEPKVRTSLTDFGGTIKGLSSKQLKKADVNLAGKVGRTAPFKIVGKINPLSEDAFTDLVITLNGMDLRPTGPYSGKYVGYGLSKGKLSLDLKYKVSQKVLEAENVVKVDQLTFGEKTDSPDATSLPVPLVVGLLKDRKGLIEIDMPIRGDLNDPDFKYGKVVISTLLNLLTKVVASPFALMGKLIPGDGSAEDLEFIEFQPGSAALVEEELKKLEALQQALDERAGLRLDVKGTADSTLDRTALQATKLRAQLFAMQGGANPDQEELSPKVEQRLVEKLFAKLPPPDSLTTSGESAQPTVEAMKQKLAAAIEISDKEFEALARQRAEAIRNRLLEGGVLTKERVVLLDTGEAESGHEKVRTQLALSAGS from the coding sequence ATGTGTCGGCTGCGTCGTCCTAAAGTCGTGATCGCTGTACTGGTAGGGTTGATTGCCCTGTACTCGCTCGTTGGGTTCCTGTTGCTTCCCTATCTGATAAAAGCGTACGGGGTACCTGCGGTTTCGGAGCAGATCAAACATCCGGTGGTATTGCGTGAAGCGGCGTTCAATCCATTCACGCTCGCCCTTTGTCTTAACGGGTTGGAGATACGGGATCAGAATCAGGCGGCGATGCTGGGGTTCGAAGAATTGCTTGTGAATCTGAGAGCTGTGACGCTGTTCGCACAAAAGGTGGCTTTCGACGAGATTCGTGTGGTGATGCCGTTTGTAGCGGCCAAGGTTAATCCGGAAGGACATCTGAATCTCAAGTCGTTGGCCCCACCGCAGGACGAGGGTGCGGCCAAGCCAGCCGACGCTGCAGGCGAGCCAAAGAAGATGATGCCCGTGGAAATTGATCTCCTGGAGATCGAACGAGGGGTTCTTGAGTATCGAGATGATTCGAAATCAAGGCCGGTGTTGATCGATGTGGTACCCATTAAGTTTATGCTACGAAATTTCAGCACGCTGCCAAGTCCGGATGCCGAAAATGCCCATGCCTTCAAGGCTGAGCTCGACAAAGGTGAGACTGTGGCGTGGGAGGGCACGATTTCGTTGGAGCCGATCGAGTCCGACGGCAAGCTGACCTTATCCGGGATCCAATTGGAGACCTTCTATCAAGTCGTGCACCACATGTTTGAGTTTGATATCAAGCAGGGTGTCCTTGGCCTTTCTGCGGGCTATCATTTTGATCTGCGTGGGGAGGCTCCTCAGGCAACGGTGAAGAATGGGAAGGTGTCGGTTCAGAATCTGGAAATCGTCGAGCGCGGAGGGATTCTACCTGTCGTCGGCGTTCCGGTTTTCGATGTCGACGGTATCCAGCTGAATTTGGAGGAGCAGACGATCGATGTCGCTAGCGTGCATTCAGCCGATGCGCGATTCGATGCGTGGATGAATGCCGCCGGTGTTCTGAATTACCAAACGCTCTTCACCCCGGTCGGTGAGGGTGGTGCAACATCGGAGTCGGCGCCAGAAAAGACCAAGGCCGATAAATCCGCCAAGCCGTGGTTCATCACCATCGACGAAGTCGCGCTGCGAAACTACGGGGCCAATTTCGAAGACCGCACACTGGAGCGGCCCGGACGTGTCACGGCGGACACGATGAACCTGACGGTGAAGGACATACAGATTCCGTTTAAGAAACCGCTTCCGATCGACCTGGCGTTGAATCTCAACGAGACAGGGACTGTGGGTGTGAAGGGAATGGTGACGGTTGAGCCGTTGAAAGCCGACGCGGATCTCACGTTAGAGCATGTCGAGATTCGTCCATTTCAACCATACTTGGCGAGCTTTCTCAATGCCGATGTATTGGACGGTGCGATTGATCTCCGTGGAAAGGCACATTTTCTTCAGGACCATGGGAGCAATCCCTTACTACAGTTTCAAGGAGATCTGGCGGTCAATCAGTTGGCGATCGCGGATCATAACTCCTTCGACGAGGTGGTGTCATGGAAGGCATTGAAGGTGAACCAGGTCGCATTGGATGTCGAGCCGACGACGGTGAAGATTGGCGAGATCGACTGGCAGGAACCTTCCGTCCAGATCGTGGTGGATGCCGACGGACAACTCAATCTTTCACGTCTTTCCAAGTCTTCGGCATCTGCCGATCCATCGTCGCCACCAGCAGAAGCCGAAAGCCAAAAGTCGAAGCCGAAATCGGGTGAGCCGGTATCTGTGACAATCGATCAGGTCAAGTTGGCAAAGTTGGCTGCAAGATTTCAGGACTTATCCATCGAACCGAAAGTTCGGACGAGTCTCACAGACTTTGGGGGAACCATCAAAGGCTTGTCGTCCAAGCAGCTCAAGAAAGCAGACGTCAACTTGGCGGGGAAAGTGGGACGAACCGCTCCGTTCAAGATCGTGGGAAAGATCAACCCATTGAGTGAGGACGCGTTCACCGATTTAGTCATCACATTGAACGGTATGGATCTCAGACCGACCGGTCCGTACAGCGGCAAGTATGTGGGCTATGGGTTGTCGAAGGGCAAGCTATCGCTCGATTTGAAATATAAGGTTTCGCAAAAGGTGTTGGAAGCAGAGAACGTGGTCAAGGTCGATCAACTGACATTCGGTGAGAAAACAGATAGTCCGGATGCCACCTCGCTGCCGGTTCCGCTGGTCGTGGGGCTATTAAAGGATCGCAAAGGGCTGATCGAGATCGATATGCCGATTCGTGGCGATCTCAATGATCCGGATTTCAAGTACGGCAAGGTGGTGATCTCGACGTTGCTCAATTTGTTGACCAAAGTTGTCGCCTCGCCGTTTGCCCTGATGGGAAAACTGATCCCAGGAGACGGTAGTGCGGAGGACCTTGAATTCATAGAATTTCAGCCGGGGAGTGCCGCCCTTGTTGAGGAAGAGTTGAAGAAGCTCGAGGCGCTGCAGCAAGCCTTGGATGAACGAGCCGGACTTCGGCTTGATGTGAAGGGTACGGCGGATTCGACGCTCGATCGCACGGCCCTACAGGCCACGAAGCTCCGAGCGCAACTCTTCGCGATGCAGGGTGGTGCCAATCCGGATCAGGAAGAGCTGTCGCCGAAGGTCGAACAGCGACTGGTGGAGAAATTATTTGCGAAGCTTCCCCCGCCTGATTCTCTAACCACGTCGGGCGAGTCTGCTCAACCGACTGTGGAGGCAATGAAACAGAAACTCGCGGCGGCGATCGAAATCTCAGATAAAGAGTTTGAAGCGTTGGCCCGTCAGCGAGCAGAGGCGATTCGCAATCGACTGCTTGAAGGTGGCGTCCTCACCAAGGAACGAGTGGTACTTCTCGATACCGGCGAGGCTGAGTCCGGGCATGAGAAGGTCAGAACGCAATTGGCACTGTCTGCCGGCTCGTAA
- a CDS encoding ShlB/FhaC/HecB family hemolysin secretion/activation protein, with translation MRGGARRLVRWNRCLVIVFFLSVLGMTATMTAAPLLAQIATPPIFDPTLRSGEPPSPLKKEFRPPPTPPPSPVLPPVPSTSPEDGAQQQLGQIQVFVKSIVVTGNTVFSHDEIAAVTTPYENRTLTTEDLERLRLALTLLYVNNGYITSGAVIPDQDVKDGVIQLQIIEGSLAQINVEGTHWFRKGYISDRLALGAGPPLRMEPLQTRLQFLQQDPRIDQINAELRPGDQRGESLLNVRVKEQSPWRMWLEFSNYQTPVVGAERGLMTIAHQNVTGHGDPLTVTYGGSRGVHPIIDVAYTIPINRYDTTFTASYRRNDFSVVSDQFRFLDLNSESEIIGFTLRHPVYRTLTDEFAVAITGERLHNKITSALDSVGGTPLLIPGSSDTGVSAVSALRVIQEYVHRAPTWVFAARSRFSVGLDVLNATTNAGAEPDGRFFSWLGQLQGVRRFDEWWGMQLLGQMNLQIANDRLFPLEQIPVGGRFSVRGYRENTLIRDNGFVFSAESRFPLLKYASGEPLLQFAQFVDVGRAWQAKGDTPDLQTLASVGLGLRWAVLPRDRARFELYWGVPLNHVTHPSGNLQDYGIHLQAVVQAF, from the coding sequence ATGAGAGGAGGTGCTCGTCGTCTGGTGCGTTGGAACCGCTGCCTTGTGATCGTGTTCTTCCTCTCCGTCCTGGGGATGACTGCCACTATGACTGCTGCACCGTTGTTGGCCCAAATCGCAACGCCTCCTATCTTCGATCCTACGCTGCGATCCGGTGAACCTCCTTCTCCCTTGAAGAAGGAATTCAGGCCGCCGCCCACACCGCCACCGAGTCCGGTGCTGCCACCCGTGCCATCGACCTCACCAGAGGACGGTGCGCAGCAACAGCTCGGCCAGATACAAGTCTTCGTCAAGTCTATCGTAGTGACGGGGAATACCGTGTTCTCCCATGATGAGATCGCGGCGGTGACCACACCCTATGAGAACCGCACCTTGACCACCGAGGATTTGGAACGACTACGGCTTGCGCTTACCCTCTTGTATGTTAACAACGGCTATATCACGTCCGGTGCCGTCATTCCGGATCAAGACGTGAAAGATGGAGTGATTCAGTTACAGATCATCGAAGGATCACTGGCACAGATCAATGTCGAAGGGACGCACTGGTTTCGCAAGGGGTATATCAGCGATCGACTCGCCTTAGGGGCCGGTCCTCCGCTTCGGATGGAACCACTCCAAACGAGATTACAATTCCTTCAACAAGACCCTCGCATTGACCAGATCAATGCGGAGTTGCGCCCCGGAGACCAGCGTGGCGAAAGTCTCTTGAACGTTCGAGTCAAAGAGCAGAGCCCCTGGAGGATGTGGCTGGAGTTCAGTAACTACCAAACTCCGGTCGTCGGAGCCGAACGAGGGCTGATGACGATCGCCCATCAAAATGTGACCGGCCATGGAGATCCGCTCACGGTCACGTACGGAGGCTCGCGAGGCGTTCACCCGATCATCGACGTGGCCTATACAATTCCGATCAACCGCTATGACACGACGTTCACTGCCTCCTACCGCCGAAACGATTTTTCGGTCGTCAGTGATCAGTTTCGTTTTTTGGACTTGAATTCCGAGTCCGAAATCATCGGCTTCACGCTTCGACATCCGGTCTATCGCACCCTCACTGACGAATTCGCGGTCGCGATCACGGGTGAACGGCTGCACAATAAGATCACGTCGGCACTCGATAGCGTCGGGGGAACCCCGCTCCTCATCCCTGGCTCGTCGGATACCGGGGTGAGTGCCGTGAGTGCGTTGCGCGTTATTCAGGAGTATGTCCATCGCGCACCCACCTGGGTGTTCGCAGCACGCTCCCGTTTTTCGGTGGGGTTGGATGTTCTGAATGCCACGACCAATGCCGGCGCTGAACCAGATGGGCGTTTCTTCTCGTGGTTGGGACAACTCCAAGGTGTCCGGCGGTTCGATGAGTGGTGGGGCATGCAGCTGCTCGGACAGATGAACCTCCAGATCGCCAACGACCGTCTGTTTCCACTTGAGCAAATTCCCGTCGGTGGCCGGTTCAGTGTCCGCGGGTATCGGGAGAATACCTTGATCCGAGACAACGGGTTTGTGTTTTCCGCTGAATCACGGTTTCCATTGCTCAAGTACGCCAGCGGCGAACCGCTGCTGCAATTTGCTCAATTCGTAGACGTGGGGCGAGCCTGGCAAGCGAAGGGCGACACTCCCGATCTCCAGACGTTGGCCAGTGTCGGCTTAGGGCTCCGGTGGGCTGTGTTGCCGAGAGATCGGGCACGGTTTGAGCTGTATTGGGGAGTACCCCTCAATCACGTCACACATCCTTCCGGCAACCTCCAGGACTACGGCATTCATCTTCAGGCAGTCGTCCAAGCCTTCTAA
- a CDS encoding filamentous hemagglutinin N-terminal domain-containing protein has translation MRSAKQQAVTTTCLLFSLVLCVGFCLTAFGIPPGFAQEPASPMTSSGLNTRISDPTSVAGETQYTITGGTRTGTNLFHSFGDFTIPNDTIANFLNDSGLTTSNVLGRVTGGNPSTILGTIQTTGFGDASLFLMNPAGIVFGPSATLSVGGSVTFMTADHIRFADSARFNAIPSVATDTLLSTAPVAAYGFLGSAPGAITVRGSQLNVLEGHTITLVGGDITIQNGPLGNGSTQPARLSAPQGHINLATTQSPGEFLDSLAAAPNVNGASFRSYGSAHFEPGSILDVRHTGNGQVSIRSGQLVMDIQNAVLDTTDGTAPTANTSPQDTIVLAPGSSIVSRTSSSESGPTITLGADQISLLGHPDTITDQSATSITTFSEGSGHAGSIALRTTGNMGMTDVVNISSTSTSGGNAGNVELSSTHGNIRITNSVNTAVASLTIDSGKTGAVTVSAPEGDIVLDGGNLFTSSSPTSQGGGLLEVSAKNLYMANSSLLSNDSLSRFKPDGIIATLSGKLTMEGGSLIVASSLSDAPSADITLTAKEIVATQRSIINNATFASGPGGQLKIAADTLRVTDDAQLSSGSTKAPNRGALLQILGDISPTGPGGNITIHTLGPSGSILIDGKGSGIFAETEGSGSGGSISLTAAKSISVNHGGVISASSTGATAGNAGNISLDAGQQLDVTNGSSITTATQSPQANGGNIAIRAIDRIRFVDSTISTSVKGTEGSGGNIFIDPKVVVLQGSEITAKAVGGAGGNITFVTPLFLADSASLVSASSERGPSGTVTIQSPTSNLSGAVGQLAAKPGPPQVLLQNHCVAKTSSDQSSFILAGRDALPADPGGWLSSPVAIEHWTGEDVEEHASGLMVRRIRPNQSPALLASMNKGGTLSLRGLTPQGFLVNTFATGPTDCPS, from the coding sequence ATGAGATCGGCAAAACAGCAGGCTGTTACGACCACCTGTCTCCTGTTTTCACTGGTTCTCTGCGTAGGATTCTGCCTCACAGCGTTTGGCATCCCGCCTGGTTTTGCTCAAGAACCAGCCTCCCCGATGACGTCGTCTGGGTTGAACACCCGCATCAGCGATCCGACCTCGGTTGCTGGGGAAACGCAATATACCATCACGGGTGGAACCAGGACTGGGACAAACCTGTTTCACAGCTTCGGGGATTTCACTATCCCCAATGACACGATCGCCAATTTTTTAAATGATTCTGGTCTCACCACCTCGAACGTGCTTGGCCGCGTCACTGGAGGCAATCCTTCGACTATCCTCGGTACGATTCAGACCACCGGGTTTGGAGATGCCAGTCTGTTTCTCATGAATCCGGCCGGAATCGTCTTTGGGCCAAGCGCCACATTAAGCGTGGGCGGTTCGGTCACCTTTATGACAGCGGACCACATTCGATTTGCCGATAGCGCACGATTCAATGCGATCCCAAGTGTCGCTACGGACACCCTCCTTTCAACAGCACCTGTTGCCGCCTATGGTTTCTTAGGTTCAGCTCCCGGCGCTATCACCGTTCGGGGGAGCCAACTTAATGTATTGGAGGGGCACACGATCACATTGGTAGGAGGAGACATCACCATTCAAAACGGACCGTTAGGAAACGGATCCACTCAACCCGCTCGTCTTTCTGCACCACAAGGACACATCAATTTAGCCACTACCCAATCCCCTGGGGAATTTCTAGACAGTCTTGCGGCAGCTCCCAACGTGAATGGTGCGTCGTTCAGGTCGTACGGATCTGCACACTTTGAACCAGGCTCAATCCTGGACGTCCGTCACACGGGGAATGGGCAGGTCTCCATTCGTAGCGGACAATTAGTCATGGATATCCAGAACGCCGTTCTTGACACTACCGACGGCACAGCCCCCACAGCCAATACTTCGCCGCAAGATACCATCGTTCTCGCCCCAGGTAGTTCAATCGTGAGCAGAACATCTTCATCAGAAAGTGGACCTACGATCACCCTGGGAGCTGATCAGATCTCACTCTTAGGCCATCCCGATACAATCACTGATCAGTCGGCGACAAGCATCACGACTTTTTCCGAGGGGTCCGGCCATGCCGGCAGCATCGCGCTGAGGACAACGGGGAACATGGGAATGACCGATGTGGTCAATATTTCCTCAACCTCCACGTCGGGTGGAAATGCGGGCAATGTCGAACTCTCAAGCACACATGGGAACATTCGGATTACCAATAGCGTCAATACAGCTGTGGCTTCTCTGACGATTGATAGTGGAAAGACAGGTGCTGTCACGGTGTCGGCTCCGGAAGGAGATATCGTCCTGGACGGAGGCAATTTGTTTACCTCGTCGTCTCCGACAAGTCAGGGGGGAGGGCTCCTCGAGGTTAGTGCGAAGAATCTATACATGGCGAATTCCAGCCTACTTTCTAATGATAGTCTAAGTAGGTTCAAGCCAGACGGCATCATAGCAACGCTTTCAGGGAAGTTGACGATGGAGGGTGGTTCGCTCATCGTCGCCAGTTCCCTTAGCGATGCTCCCTCCGCAGACATCACTCTCACGGCAAAAGAAATAGTTGCCACTCAACGGAGTATTATCAACAACGCGACGTTTGCGTCAGGCCCAGGCGGACAGCTCAAGATCGCAGCCGACACACTCCGTGTCACAGATGATGCCCAACTTTCCAGTGGAAGTACCAAGGCGCCCAATCGAGGTGCCCTTCTTCAGATACTCGGAGACATTAGTCCCACTGGCCCGGGAGGGAATATTACGATTCATACTTTAGGACCTTCAGGTTCGATACTCATCGATGGCAAAGGCAGCGGCATCTTTGCTGAGACAGAAGGGTCAGGTTCAGGCGGCAGTATTTCCCTGACGGCTGCGAAGTCTATTTCAGTAAACCACGGTGGCGTCATATCGGCCAGCAGCACAGGTGCCACGGCTGGTAATGCTGGGAACATCTCACTCGACGCCGGTCAGCAGTTAGATGTGACTAACGGGTCTTCCATTACCACGGCCACCCAGTCGCCACAGGCGAATGGGGGCAACATTGCAATCCGAGCCATCGACCGTATTCGGTTCGTGGACAGCACGATCAGCACCTCCGTGAAAGGTACCGAAGGCAGCGGTGGGAACATCTTCATCGATCCCAAGGTGGTGGTCCTGCAAGGGAGCGAGATCACCGCGAAAGCCGTCGGAGGTGCCGGTGGAAACATTACCTTCGTCACGCCCCTATTCTTGGCCGACTCGGCCAGCCTCGTGAGTGCTTCATCGGAACGGGGTCCCAGTGGTACGGTGACGATTCAATCACCCACCTCGAATTTAAGCGGCGCCGTCGGACAACTCGCGGCCAAGCCCGGTCCTCCTCAGGTGTTGTTGCAGAACCATTGTGTCGCCAAAACCAGCAGCGACCAGAGCAGCTTCATTCTTGCTGGACGGGATGCACTCCCCGCCGACCCTGGTGGATGGCTCAGTAGCCCGGTGGCGATAGAGCACTGGACGGGAGAGGATGTGGAGGAACATGCCTCAGGGTTGATGGTGCGAAGGATCAGGCCGAATCAATCACCGGCACTGCTCGCATCCATGAACAAGGGCGGAACTCTCTCGCTTCGAGGACTGACACCGCAAGGCTTCCTGGTGAACACATTTGCCACTGGCCCCACAGACTGCCCCTCCTGA
- a CDS encoding CHAT domain-containing protein, giving the protein MIARTRSLLSLFHCGLRFVLLATVILVPVAPSESHDTSTPAGRAMKEGGLAFQRGAFGEALSHWKESADLYKAAGNVPAQVEALVLSAQASMSLGQSKQALQSLELALALAQKSDDPLPEATVLGHLGRTYLTFGRTNEASEYLQRAWAQAKEQNSSPLMATTQNDLGVLFALQQKDAEALNAFQESITHSQKAHLPLLAATARTNSARSLLRLNQPTESRLALDTALDQLKAVTPPSRNTSLGLIGIALAYQRLESHLPQEHDPLALRTAGVLQEAATIAEEQGDKRTLSYALGYLGHLYETEYRMDEALLLTRRALFVAQSVDAPESLYRWQWQLGRLLAATGQLDQAIASYRQAASTLQPIRVEIAQASSEGPIAGQDSMKPLFFELADLLLQRAALTDGEQAAQGYLLAARDAIEAYKTAELRDYFKDDCVDAARAKLTTFDQLSPETAVIYPIMFASRLELLVSLPSGLQRIPVEVTGAQLTQEIRSFRRLVEKRTTREYLPHAQQLYAWLIRPLETELARHQITTLVLVPDSALRTIPLAALHDGSSFLIKKFALAVTPGLTLTDPRPLNRSSLRFLTAGLTKSVQGFPPLPYVADEVASIEQLYKGDQLLNDAFRTAKLERELRDGGYSVLHIGTHGKFSTDVEDSFLLTFDGKLTMERLDHLVGLFRFREDPLELLTLSACQTGIGDDRAALGLAGVALKAGARSALATLWFINDEASATLISEFYRQLQNPSLSKAVALQYAQMKLLDDRIYEHPAYWSPFLLLNNWL; this is encoded by the coding sequence ATGATAGCACGCACTCGATCACTCCTTTCCCTTTTTCACTGCGGGCTTCGCTTCGTCCTGCTTGCGACAGTCATACTCGTGCCCGTGGCACCATCAGAATCCCACGACACCTCGACTCCCGCGGGCAGGGCGATGAAAGAGGGGGGACTCGCGTTTCAACGGGGCGCCTTCGGTGAGGCCTTGTCTCATTGGAAAGAGTCCGCTGATCTCTACAAGGCTGCCGGAAACGTTCCGGCACAGGTCGAGGCCCTGGTCCTCTCCGCTCAGGCGTCCATGAGCTTGGGACAGTCGAAGCAGGCACTCCAATCACTGGAGTTGGCGCTGGCCCTTGCTCAGAAGAGTGACGATCCGCTCCCGGAAGCCACAGTGCTTGGCCATTTGGGACGTACCTACCTGACATTCGGCCGAACGAACGAAGCCTCGGAATACTTGCAGCGAGCATGGGCCCAGGCCAAAGAACAGAATTCCTCGCCGCTCATGGCGACCACGCAGAACGATCTCGGCGTGTTATTCGCGCTGCAGCAGAAAGACGCTGAAGCATTGAATGCGTTTCAAGAAAGCATCACCCACTCCCAGAAAGCCCATCTTCCCCTCCTGGCTGCCACAGCCCGTACGAATTCAGCCCGCTCCTTGTTGAGGCTGAATCAGCCGACTGAGAGTCGTCTCGCTCTCGACACAGCACTCGATCAATTGAAGGCCGTGACTCCCCCATCCAGAAATACGTCACTAGGACTGATCGGCATTGCATTGGCCTACCAGCGACTGGAATCTCACCTCCCCCAGGAGCATGACCCCCTCGCCTTGAGAACGGCCGGCGTGCTCCAAGAAGCCGCTACTATTGCCGAAGAACAGGGCGATAAACGAACGTTGTCCTATGCGCTCGGGTATCTGGGGCATCTCTATGAAACCGAATACCGTATGGACGAAGCGTTGCTGCTCACCAGGCGCGCGCTGTTTGTCGCCCAGTCGGTGGATGCACCGGAATCACTCTATCGCTGGCAATGGCAATTGGGGCGACTGTTGGCCGCGACCGGTCAGTTGGATCAGGCCATCGCCTCCTACCGGCAAGCCGCCTCCACGCTTCAACCGATTCGGGTTGAGATCGCACAGGCCTCTTCAGAAGGTCCCATAGCCGGCCAGGACAGTATGAAGCCCTTATTCTTTGAGCTCGCCGATCTCCTGCTTCAACGGGCGGCCCTTACCGATGGCGAGCAGGCTGCCCAGGGCTATCTCCTCGCGGCCCGTGATGCGATCGAAGCGTATAAGACCGCCGAGCTCCGAGACTATTTCAAAGACGACTGTGTCGACGCGGCACGAGCAAAACTGACGACGTTCGACCAACTCTCGCCGGAGACGGCGGTGATCTATCCCATCATGTTTGCCTCGAGGCTGGAGTTGCTTGTCAGTCTCCCGTCCGGGTTACAGCGCATCCCTGTCGAGGTCACCGGGGCTCAGCTGACGCAAGAGATTCGGTCATTCCGCCGGCTGGTGGAAAAGCGAACGACCCGTGAGTACCTCCCGCATGCGCAACAACTCTATGCGTGGTTGATTCGTCCGTTGGAAACGGAACTTGCGCGCCATCAGATCACAACGTTGGTGTTGGTGCCGGATAGCGCGTTGCGGACGATTCCTTTGGCGGCGCTCCATGATGGATCCTCGTTCTTAATCAAGAAATTCGCTCTCGCTGTGACACCCGGTTTAACCCTGACGGATCCCCGTCCCCTCAACCGTTCGTCGTTACGGTTTCTCACAGCCGGTCTGACCAAGTCCGTGCAAGGCTTCCCCCCTCTCCCCTACGTCGCCGATGAGGTGGCCTCTATCGAGCAACTCTATAAAGGGGATCAATTGCTCAACGATGCCTTTCGGACGGCAAAGCTGGAACGAGAATTGCGGGACGGAGGATATAGCGTGTTGCATATCGGCACGCACGGCAAATTTTCGACCGATGTCGAGGACTCGTTCCTCCTCACGTTCGATGGGAAATTGACAATGGAGAGACTCGATCACTTGGTCGGCCTGTTTCGGTTTCGGGAGGACCCGCTTGAACTGCTGACCTTAAGCGCCTGTCAAACGGGTATCGGCGATGATCGCGCGGCACTCGGTCTTGCCGGTGTGGCCCTGAAAGCCGGTGCGAGAAGCGCTCTAGCCACGCTCTGGTTCATCAACGATGAGGCATCGGCCACCTTGATCTCAGAATTTTACCGACAGCTACAGAATCCCTCTCTCTCCAAAGCCGTCGCGCTCCAGTATGCTCAAATGAAACTCTTGGACGACCGGATTTATGAACATCCGGCCTATTGGTCACCGTTTTTGCTCTTGAACAACTGGCTGTGA